In a genomic window of Cuculus canorus isolate bCucCan1 chromosome Z, bCucCan1.pri, whole genome shotgun sequence:
- the IDNK gene encoding probable gluconokinase isoform X2 has translation MAEGIPLNDEDRIPWLCALHDILRREDSSRQNAILACSALKKMYRCVLVSGASATESNQTEQPGENAALKILFVHLDGPMEIIAGRLEKRSGHFMPPKLLKSQFDILEPPSAPENFITLSLEKSLPEIVLEIERAVFQGKTFLE, from the exons ATGGCAGAAGGGATACCACTAAATGATGAG gATAGGATTCCCTGGCTTTGTGCTTTGCATGATATACTAAGGAG AGAAGACTCATCTAGACAAAATGCAATTCTGGCCTGTTCAGCACTGAAGAAGATGTATAGGTGTGTATTAGTTAGTGGAGCATCTGCAACTGAAAGCAACCAGACAGAGCAACCAGGAGAAAATGCAGCACTGAAGATCCTCTTTGTTCATTTGGATGGTCCTATGGAAATCATTGCTGgccgcctggagaagaggagcgGACATTTTATGCCCCCTAAACTTCTCAAGTCTCAGTTTGATATTCTGGAGCCTCCTAGTGCACCAGAAAACTTTATTACTCTAAGTCTAGAAAAATCTCTCCCTGAAATAGTGCTGGAGATTGAGCGTGCTGTTTTTCAGGGTAAGACTTTTCTGGAGTAA
- the IDNK gene encoding probable gluconokinase isoform X1, which translates to MVLLVVMGVSGSGKTTVGSRLAEKLGWKFYDADDYHSPANKKKMAEGIPLNDEDRIPWLCALHDILRREDSSRQNAILACSALKKMYRCVLVSGASATESNQTEQPGENAALKILFVHLDGPMEIIAGRLEKRSGHFMPPKLLKSQFDILEPPSAPENFITLSLEKSLPEIVLEIERAVFQGKTFLE; encoded by the exons ATGGTGCTGCTGGTCGTGATGGGGGTGAGCGGCTCGGGAAA gaccACGGTGGGGTCGCGGCTGGCGGAGAAG ctgGGATGGAAATTCTACGATGCAGATGATTATCATTCACCAGCGAACAAGAAGAAGATGGCAGAAGGGATACCACTAAATGATGAG gATAGGATTCCCTGGCTTTGTGCTTTGCATGATATACTAAGGAG AGAAGACTCATCTAGACAAAATGCAATTCTGGCCTGTTCAGCACTGAAGAAGATGTATAGGTGTGTATTAGTTAGTGGAGCATCTGCAACTGAAAGCAACCAGACAGAGCAACCAGGAGAAAATGCAGCACTGAAGATCCTCTTTGTTCATTTGGATGGTCCTATGGAAATCATTGCTGgccgcctggagaagaggagcgGACATTTTATGCCCCCTAAACTTCTCAAGTCTCAGTTTGATATTCTGGAGCCTCCTAGTGCACCAGAAAACTTTATTACTCTAAGTCTAGAAAAATCTCTCCCTGAAATAGTGCTGGAGATTGAGCGTGCTGTTTTTCAGGGTAAGACTTTTCTGGAGTAA